In Nonomuraea sp. NBC_00507, the following are encoded in one genomic region:
- a CDS encoding NADP-dependent oxidoreductase: MRAVTLNSVPEAPAVADVPTPQPEAGEVLVKVAVSSINGFDAATAAGYLQGAMEHRFPLVVGKDFAGTVEALGEGVEGFTVGQAVFGVVMKPFLGTGSLAQYVTVSAGYGIAPIPEGLGVQEAGALGLAGTAALDSLNAVAPADGETMLISGATGGVGALAVQLAAARGARVIATARPGAEADFVTGLTDAKLDLVDFSGDLPAQVRALAPEGVDAVLHLAGDGPQLASLLRPGGRLASTLGLTADAVEVSGVTIHTIMADTNPQTLTALATQAASGALRVPVTATYPLEQAPQAFAAFGTGALGKLAITCS, translated from the coding sequence GTGCGCGCTGTCACGCTGAACTCCGTCCCTGAGGCCCCGGCCGTGGCCGACGTCCCCACCCCGCAGCCAGAGGCCGGGGAGGTGCTGGTGAAAGTGGCTGTCTCCTCGATCAACGGGTTCGACGCCGCCACCGCGGCCGGCTACCTGCAAGGGGCGATGGAGCACCGCTTCCCGCTGGTGGTGGGCAAGGACTTCGCCGGCACCGTCGAGGCGCTCGGCGAAGGCGTCGAGGGCTTCACGGTCGGCCAGGCGGTCTTCGGCGTGGTGATGAAGCCGTTCCTGGGCACCGGGTCGCTGGCCCAGTACGTCACCGTGTCCGCCGGCTACGGCATCGCCCCCATCCCCGAGGGCCTGGGCGTTCAGGAGGCGGGTGCGCTGGGCCTGGCCGGCACCGCGGCGCTGGACAGCCTCAACGCCGTCGCCCCGGCCGACGGCGAGACCATGCTGATCTCCGGCGCCACCGGCGGGGTGGGCGCGCTGGCCGTGCAGCTGGCCGCCGCCCGCGGCGCCCGCGTCATCGCCACCGCCCGCCCCGGCGCGGAGGCCGACTTCGTCACCGGCCTCACCGACGCCAAACTCGACCTCGTCGACTTCAGCGGCGATCTGCCGGCTCAGGTCCGGGCGCTCGCCCCGGAAGGGGTGGACGCCGTGCTGCACCTGGCGGGCGACGGCCCCCAGCTCGCGAGCCTGCTGCGTCCGGGCGGCCGCCTCGCCTCCACCCTCGGCCTGACCGCCGACGCCGTCGAGGTTTCCGGCGTCACCATCCACACAATCATGGCCGACACCAACCCGCAGACCCTGACCGCCCTGGCCACCCAGGCCGCCTCGGGCGCGCTGCGCGTCCCGGTCACCGCCACCTACCCGCTGGAGCAAGCCCCGCAGGCGTTCGCCGCCTTCGGCACCGGCGCGCTCGGCAAGCTCGCCATCACCTGCTCCTGA
- a CDS encoding FAD-binding oxidoreductase → MSTTPTHTTLRRALPGRFLLPGDAGWDAARQAWNLAADQQPVAVAVPTTPKEVAAVVTAARERGLRITAQTTGHAAAALADLHDTVLLKTADLNGVHIDPQARQARIGAGTLWIEVAEPAAEHGLAALAGSSPDVGVAGYTLGGGLSWLARKHGLACNRLLAAEAVTADGDLIRADPGHEPDLFWALRGGGGSFAVVTALEFELLPIPRIYAGGLFWPWERAGEVLHAWNTWQATAPEEITSSARILHLPEPAAPLPGRSVVNIDAAVLGDQRFGEQVLAPLRGLAPGLDTFAMVAPAALSRLHLDPEQPVPVISDHRLFGELPPAGIDALVQTAGPGSGSRLVTVELRQLGAALARPTPGSGALTSIDATFALIAGGIADRPETGAAVAEDLERLTGAMRPWDTGRRYLNFAEGPAEASTLFPPETYLRLRRVKAQVDPGDVIRSHHPIPPTP, encoded by the coding sequence ATGAGCACCACGCCGACCCACACGACGCTGCGCCGTGCCCTGCCGGGACGGTTCCTGCTGCCCGGGGACGCGGGCTGGGACGCCGCGCGCCAGGCCTGGAACCTGGCCGCCGATCAGCAACCCGTCGCCGTGGCCGTCCCCACCACGCCGAAAGAGGTGGCCGCCGTGGTGACCGCGGCGCGGGAGCGCGGCCTGCGCATCACGGCGCAGACCACCGGCCACGCCGCGGCCGCCCTCGCCGACCTGCACGACACTGTGCTGCTCAAGACCGCCGACCTGAACGGCGTCCACATCGATCCGCAGGCTCGCCAGGCACGCATCGGAGCAGGCACGTTGTGGATCGAAGTCGCGGAGCCGGCCGCCGAGCACGGACTGGCCGCACTGGCCGGCTCCTCACCCGACGTCGGCGTCGCCGGCTACACGTTGGGCGGGGGGCTCAGCTGGCTGGCCCGCAAACACGGCCTGGCCTGCAACAGGCTGCTGGCCGCCGAGGCGGTCACGGCCGACGGCGACCTCATCCGCGCAGACCCCGGCCACGAGCCCGATCTGTTCTGGGCGCTGCGCGGCGGCGGCGGCAGCTTCGCCGTGGTCACCGCGCTGGAATTCGAGCTCCTGCCGATCCCGCGCATCTACGCCGGCGGCCTGTTCTGGCCGTGGGAACGCGCCGGCGAGGTGCTGCACGCCTGGAACACCTGGCAGGCCACCGCCCCGGAGGAGATCACCTCCTCCGCCCGCATCCTGCACCTTCCGGAGCCGGCCGCACCCCTGCCCGGACGCTCCGTGGTCAACATCGACGCCGCCGTGCTCGGCGACCAGAGGTTCGGCGAGCAGGTGCTCGCCCCGCTGCGTGGGCTTGCGCCCGGCCTGGACACCTTCGCCATGGTGGCGCCCGCAGCGCTCAGCCGGCTGCACCTGGACCCCGAACAGCCCGTCCCCGTGATCAGCGATCACCGGCTGTTCGGCGAGCTGCCGCCGGCCGGGATCGACGCGCTGGTGCAGACGGCGGGGCCTGGCTCCGGATCCCGCCTGGTGACGGTGGAGCTGCGCCAACTCGGCGCGGCGCTGGCCCGCCCCACACCCGGCAGCGGGGCGCTGACCTCGATCGACGCCACGTTCGCCCTGATCGCCGGCGGCATTGCCGACCGGCCCGAGACCGGCGCCGCCGTGGCCGAGGACCTGGAACGGCTCACCGGCGCCATGCGCCCGTGGGACACCGGCCGCCGCTATCTGAACTTCGCCGAAGGCCCGGCCGAGGCCTCGACCCTGTTCCCGCCGGAAACCTACCTGCGGCTACGACGCGTCAAAGCGCAGGTCGACCCCGGCGACGTCATCCGCTCCCACCATCCCATCCCCCCGACGCCATGA
- a CDS encoding alpha/beta hydrolase family esterase: MQHTALKGPAGGREAAMAKGAIIVMLAVLLATRCGGPPAPRPPAQAAVPTPTPSPTSGCQAAQPLRPGSHTLTHGGQQRRFLLSVPDGDGPHPVLLDLHGLGSSARQQSTYSRLAAEGSLRGYIVATPQAAEGRMGWTLPHTGGPDDTGFMTALLDRLEQRLCVDSRREFAAGMSYGAGMAAGLVCAMDGRLAGIAAVAGLNIAPPCDRPRPTTIIAFHGTADRIVPYRGGHPFRDATGDLRALAQLVVLAPVEQVMDGWAKAHGCAGRTSSGLSEHVRLRGWKSCPGGATLRLYTVDGGGHTWPGPIEVPRLGATARDLDATALILDTFDRAPSR; this comes from the coding sequence GTGCAGCACACTGCCCTCAAGGGACCGGCAGGCGGGCGGGAGGCGGCCATGGCCAAAGGCGCGATCATCGTGATGCTGGCGGTCCTGCTGGCCACCCGCTGCGGCGGCCCGCCCGCCCCGCGCCCGCCCGCGCAGGCCGCGGTCCCCACCCCCACGCCGTCTCCCACCAGCGGCTGCCAGGCCGCCCAGCCGCTGCGGCCCGGCAGCCACACCCTCACCCACGGCGGGCAGCAGCGCCGCTTCCTGCTGTCGGTGCCCGACGGCGACGGCCCCCACCCGGTCCTGCTCGACCTGCACGGCCTCGGCTCCTCGGCCCGCCAGCAGAGCACCTACAGCCGGCTGGCCGCCGAAGGCTCGCTGCGCGGCTACATCGTGGCCACCCCGCAGGCCGCCGAGGGCCGCATGGGCTGGACGCTGCCCCACACCGGCGGCCCCGACGACACCGGCTTCATGACCGCGCTGCTGGACCGGCTCGAGCAGCGGCTGTGCGTCGACTCGCGACGCGAGTTCGCCGCCGGCATGTCGTACGGCGCCGGCATGGCCGCGGGCCTGGTGTGCGCCATGGACGGCCGCCTGGCCGGGATCGCCGCCGTGGCCGGGCTCAACATCGCGCCCCCCTGTGACCGGCCCCGCCCCACGACGATCATCGCCTTCCACGGCACCGCCGACCGCATCGTCCCCTACCGCGGCGGCCACCCCTTCCGCGACGCCACCGGCGACCTGCGCGCCCTGGCTCAGCTGGTGGTGCTGGCGCCGGTCGAGCAGGTCATGGACGGCTGGGCCAAGGCGCACGGCTGCGCCGGCCGCACCAGCAGCGGCCTGAGCGAGCACGTACGGCTGCGCGGCTGGAAATCCTGCCCCGGCGGGGCCACACTGCGCCTGTACACGGTCGACGGGGGCGGCCACACCTGGCCCGGCCCCATCGAGGTGCCCAGGCTCGGAGCCACCGCCCGCGACCTGGACGCCACCGCGCTCATCCTCGACACCTTCGACCGCGCCCCTTCCCGGTGA
- a CDS encoding helix-turn-helix transcriptional regulator, producing the protein MNGSWNATTADHHALLLKHAAAAESIAELFRVTSQHLRRLIPYDGSGWFATDPATGLPTAPSRAESVCSHDPDVCMAYWEREFLTQDVNLFRDLARAPVPAAALRAATRDRPARSARYLEFVRPWGFGDELRVVLRAGRGAWGYVALLRKQGRPAFDTHEIELAASLSTPLAEAIRVHAQQPARPLVPGEGHEPGLMLFSSDGVLISSNDAAHGWLEEVRGDCFVDPPRLAAPGVLEAPDAASPPMVVFGTLMQARAIAEARERGIARARLRSPVTGQWVVCHASCLRNPDGRPGNLALVIEPAKAAEIAPIIVQAYELSPREQEITQLIAQGAATAEIAGRLSLSAHTIRDYIKAIFEKVGVSSRGELVARLFAEHYAPLHFEPGNLDAAACPEE; encoded by the coding sequence ATGAACGGGAGTTGGAATGCGACCACTGCCGATCACCATGCGTTGCTGCTCAAGCACGCCGCCGCGGCCGAGAGCATCGCCGAGCTGTTCCGCGTCACGTCCCAGCATCTGCGCCGGCTGATTCCGTATGACGGGTCGGGTTGGTTCGCCACCGATCCGGCGACCGGACTGCCGACCGCGCCCAGCCGAGCGGAGAGCGTGTGCAGCCACGACCCCGACGTGTGCATGGCTTACTGGGAGCGCGAGTTCCTGACCCAGGACGTCAACCTGTTCCGGGATCTGGCTCGCGCGCCCGTCCCTGCCGCCGCGCTGCGGGCCGCAACCCGTGACCGTCCCGCCCGCAGCGCCCGCTACCTCGAGTTCGTCCGGCCCTGGGGGTTCGGCGACGAGCTGCGCGTGGTGCTCCGTGCCGGTCGCGGCGCCTGGGGGTACGTCGCCCTCCTCCGCAAGCAGGGACGGCCCGCGTTCGACACCCACGAGATCGAACTGGCCGCCAGCCTGTCGACGCCGCTTGCGGAGGCGATCCGCGTACACGCGCAACAGCCTGCACGCCCGCTCGTCCCGGGCGAAGGCCACGAGCCCGGCCTGATGCTCTTCAGCTCCGACGGTGTGCTGATCTCCAGCAACGATGCCGCCCACGGCTGGCTCGAAGAGGTGCGCGGGGATTGCTTTGTCGACCCACCTCGCCTGGCTGCACCCGGTGTGCTGGAAGCACCCGATGCCGCCTCGCCGCCGATGGTGGTCTTCGGGACGCTCATGCAGGCCCGGGCCATCGCCGAGGCACGCGAGCGCGGCATCGCCCGGGCCAGGCTGCGCTCTCCTGTGACCGGCCAGTGGGTCGTCTGCCACGCATCATGCCTGCGGAACCCCGACGGCCGGCCCGGCAACCTGGCGCTCGTGATCGAGCCCGCGAAGGCGGCGGAGATCGCCCCGATCATCGTCCAGGCCTACGAGCTCTCCCCTCGCGAGCAGGAGATCACCCAGCTCATCGCCCAGGGCGCCGCGACCGCCGAGATCGCCGGCCGGCTCAGTCTGTCCGCGCACACGATCCGCGACTACATCAAGGCGATCTTCGAGAAGGTCGGCGTCTCCAGCCGCGGCGAGCTGGTGGCCAGGCTCTTCGCCGAACACTACGCGCCCTTGCACTTCGAGCCCGGCAACCTCGACGCCGCTGCATGCCCAGAGGAGTGA
- a CDS encoding VOC family protein, producing the protein MRAHLNQIVVDCRNPHQLVRFWAALLGGDPVDRARGWSHVEPPGSVRLAFQPVAEDKAGKNRLHLDIVVDAIEPAIAYALRLGAARIGETVCDDQGSFQVMSDPEGNEFCLVTPAG; encoded by the coding sequence ATGCGAGCGCACCTCAACCAGATCGTGGTTGACTGCCGGAATCCGCACCAGTTGGTTCGCTTCTGGGCGGCCCTGCTCGGCGGCGACCCCGTGGATCGTGCCCGGGGCTGGTCCCACGTCGAACCGCCCGGCAGCGTGCGGCTGGCGTTCCAGCCCGTGGCAGAAGACAAGGCCGGCAAGAACCGGCTCCATCTGGACATCGTGGTGGACGCGATCGAGCCGGCCATCGCCTACGCCCTGCGGCTGGGCGCCGCCCGGATCGGCGAGACCGTCTGTGACGACCAGGGCTCCTTCCAGGTCATGTCGGACCCCGAAGGCAACGAGTTCTGCTTGGTCACCCCTGCCGGCTGA
- a CDS encoding carbonic anhydrase: protein MPNDQPIGRRGLLRAGLAVGGLFAGTAAAGTAVHAQSVPSSSGTTTPEQRPATPDAAWARLREGNRRWVAGTSTHPHQDTARRAEVAQKQDPFAVVFSCIDSRVAPELVFDTGLGDVFVLRTAGQTIDPLVTGSAEYGPAELGTPLVVVLGHQRCGAVTAAAESLHDHKKLPGELSTIASSLRSSYNRSGGDVDKMIRIHTIDVVNQLKKDRLFTPRIAKGQLKVIGAYYSIDTGEVSRLA, encoded by the coding sequence ATGCCAAATGATCAACCGATCGGCCGGCGAGGGCTGCTGCGCGCCGGTCTTGCCGTGGGAGGCCTGTTCGCCGGGACGGCCGCTGCGGGCACCGCCGTCCATGCTCAGAGCGTTCCGTCCTCGAGCGGGACCACCACGCCGGAGCAGCGTCCCGCCACACCCGATGCGGCCTGGGCGAGACTGCGTGAAGGCAACCGCCGCTGGGTGGCCGGCACCTCCACACACCCGCACCAGGACACGGCGCGGCGGGCGGAGGTGGCGCAGAAGCAGGACCCGTTCGCGGTCGTCTTCTCGTGCATCGACTCGCGGGTGGCGCCCGAGCTCGTCTTCGACACCGGATTGGGTGACGTGTTCGTGCTGCGCACCGCCGGGCAGACCATCGACCCGCTCGTCACGGGCTCGGCGGAGTACGGCCCCGCCGAACTGGGCACCCCGCTCGTCGTCGTGCTCGGCCACCAGCGCTGTGGCGCCGTCACGGCCGCGGCGGAGTCGCTGCACGACCACAAGAAGCTGCCGGGAGAGCTGAGCACCATCGCCTCATCGCTGCGCTCGTCCTACAATCGCTCGGGCGGCGACGTCGACAAGATGATCCGCATCCACACCATCGACGTGGTGAACCAGCTCAAGAAGGACAGGCTGTTCACCCCGCGCATCGCCAAGGGGCAGCTCAAGGTGATCGGCGCCTACTACTCGATCGACACCGGCGAGGTCAGCCGCCTCGCCTGA
- a CDS encoding SDR family NAD(P)-dependent oxidoreductase yields MPTIAIVGAGPGMGLAIARTFGSRGFDVALIARTKDKLQTLVDQLGQEGITAEAFPADVLDRPSLTAALDAAAGRFGGIDVLEYSPAPHSPVPGLTMAVPSEVTVDNLQPQFEYNVYGALAAAHAVLPAMRQAGAGTLLFTTGGGSVHPVPMLGNVNAAAAALRNWVLNLHNELAGSGVYAAHVAINIWIGEGGPEGIPTATPEQIAPLYWDLYERRDQPELVFNG; encoded by the coding sequence GTGCCCACCATTGCCATCGTCGGCGCCGGTCCCGGCATGGGCCTGGCCATCGCCCGTACCTTCGGCAGCCGCGGCTTCGACGTCGCGCTGATCGCCCGCACCAAGGACAAGCTCCAGACGCTGGTCGACCAGCTCGGCCAGGAGGGCATCACCGCTGAGGCGTTCCCTGCGGACGTGCTGGACCGCCCATCGCTGACCGCCGCCCTCGACGCGGCAGCCGGCCGCTTCGGCGGCATCGACGTGCTGGAGTATTCCCCGGCGCCGCACTCGCCGGTGCCCGGCCTCACCATGGCCGTCCCCAGCGAGGTCACGGTGGACAACCTGCAGCCACAGTTCGAATACAACGTCTACGGCGCGCTGGCCGCCGCTCACGCGGTGCTGCCCGCCATGCGGCAGGCCGGCGCCGGGACACTGCTGTTCACCACCGGCGGCGGCTCGGTGCACCCCGTACCCATGCTCGGCAACGTCAACGCCGCCGCCGCGGCGCTGCGCAACTGGGTGCTCAACCTGCACAACGAACTGGCCGGCAGCGGCGTGTACGCCGCGCACGTGGCGATCAACATCTGGATCGGCGAGGGCGGCCCCGAGGGCATCCCGACCGCCACACCCGAGCAGATCGCCCCCCTGTACTGGGACCTGTACGAGCGCCGCGACCAGCCCGAACTCGTCTTCAACGGCTGA
- a CDS encoding helix-turn-helix domain-containing protein, with protein sequence MTLATPAEAALGLALATLLTELDAPAARRRAHRRQIYCYIERHLGDARLSPQSIAAAHHISLRQLYKLFAEEQQPVAEWIRTRRLQHCRRDLADPTLADRPVAAIAARWGFASATHFNRLFKHAYGMPPGQYRLMHAQHTAARHLLQLLV encoded by the coding sequence ATGACACTGGCTACGCCTGCCGAGGCCGCGCTCGGCCTCGCGCTCGCCACCCTGTTAACCGAGCTCGACGCACCGGCCGCGCGCCGACGGGCCCACCGGCGGCAGATCTACTGCTACATCGAGCGGCATCTCGGCGATGCGCGCCTGTCACCCCAGTCGATCGCCGCCGCGCACCACATCTCACTGCGGCAGCTGTACAAGCTGTTCGCCGAGGAACAGCAACCGGTGGCCGAGTGGATCAGGACGCGGCGGCTGCAGCACTGCCGCCGCGACCTGGCCGACCCCACGCTGGCCGACCGCCCGGTCGCCGCGATCGCCGCCCGCTGGGGCTTTGCCAGCGCCACCCACTTCAACCGCCTCTTCAAGCACGCCTACGGCATGCCACCCGGCCAATACCGGCTCATGCACGCCCAGCACACGGCTGCGCGCCACCTGCTCCAGCTGCTCGTCTGA
- a CDS encoding dihydrofolate reductase family protein, giving the protein MGSVVLYKSMSLDGFVAGPHVGAEHPMGEGGMRLHEWMFTERPDPRDTEIIAAITASAGAVVVGRRTFDVGLPHWQDTPFPVPTFVLTHQARDELAMKSATFTFITDGIASSIESAQDAAGDKEVIVMGAQTGRQFLRAGLVDELQISLVPVMLGGGTRLLEDLSPIELERTRVIASDAVTHLRFRVAR; this is encoded by the coding sequence GTGGGTTCCGTGGTGCTGTACAAGAGCATGTCCTTGGACGGGTTCGTCGCCGGTCCGCACGTCGGCGCCGAGCATCCGATGGGCGAGGGCGGCATGCGGCTGCACGAGTGGATGTTCACCGAGCGGCCCGATCCGCGCGACACGGAGATCATCGCCGCGATCACGGCCTCGGCGGGCGCGGTCGTGGTCGGCCGGCGTACGTTCGACGTCGGTCTGCCCCATTGGCAGGACACGCCGTTCCCGGTGCCGACCTTCGTGCTCACCCACCAGGCCCGTGACGAGCTGGCCATGAAGAGCGCGACCTTCACCTTCATCACCGACGGCATCGCCAGCAGCATCGAATCCGCACAGGACGCAGCCGGCGACAAGGAGGTGATCGTCATGGGCGCGCAGACCGGGCGGCAGTTCCTGCGCGCCGGGCTGGTGGACGAGCTGCAGATCAGCTTGGTGCCGGTCATGCTGGGCGGCGGCACCCGGCTGCTGGAGGACCTGAGCCCCATCGAACTGGAGCGCACGCGGGTGATCGCCTCCGATGCGGTCACGCACCTGCGGTTCCGGGTTGCCAGGTAG
- a CDS encoding DoxX family protein, which yields MNVVLWIVQAILAAMFGMAGVMKSTQLKDKLAPMLPWVEDFSAGTVRLIGIAELAGALGLILPALTGIAPVLTPLAATGLAVVMVLAALTHARRKEPGAIAFNAVLFLLAAFVAWGRFGPYSF from the coding sequence ATGAACGTCGTCCTGTGGATTGTGCAGGCCATCCTGGCCGCCATGTTCGGCATGGCCGGAGTGATGAAGTCCACCCAGCTCAAGGACAAGCTCGCCCCCATGCTGCCGTGGGTGGAGGACTTCTCCGCCGGCACCGTCCGCCTCATCGGCATCGCCGAGTTGGCCGGCGCGCTCGGGCTGATCCTGCCCGCGCTCACCGGCATCGCGCCCGTCCTGACCCCGCTGGCCGCGACCGGCCTGGCCGTGGTGATGGTGCTGGCCGCACTCACCCACGCCCGCCGCAAGGAGCCCGGCGCGATCGCCTTCAACGCGGTCCTGTTCCTGCTGGCCGCGTTCGTCGCCTGGGGCCGCTTCGGCCCCTACAGCTTCTGA
- a CDS encoding TetR/AcrR family transcriptional regulator, producing MDHSADSPESSGEQPGSGLRADAERNRERILAAARRLYASHGLGVSMACIAREAGVGKATLSRRFATPDELINAVFADRMDAYAAATAQALADPDPWHGFTGYVQAVCAMQAADRGFADVLAMTFPAAKALEARRTEAYNGFLDLIARAKASGHLREDFTDQDMVILLMANAGVVAATADAASDTWRRLVGQMLRAWATPGTDLPPLEPAPAPTALYRAMVRLARPAGDSGGAREQATERAGGR from the coding sequence ATGGATCATTCCGCAGACTCCCCCGAGTCTTCGGGCGAGCAGCCCGGTTCGGGACTGCGCGCCGACGCCGAACGCAACCGCGAACGCATCCTGGCCGCCGCCCGCCGCCTGTACGCCAGCCACGGCCTCGGCGTCTCCATGGCCTGCATCGCCCGCGAAGCAGGCGTCGGCAAAGCCACCCTGTCGCGCCGCTTCGCCACCCCCGACGAACTCATCAACGCCGTCTTCGCCGACCGCATGGACGCCTATGCCGCCGCCACGGCCCAGGCCCTCGCCGACCCCGACCCCTGGCACGGCTTCACCGGCTACGTCCAGGCCGTCTGCGCCATGCAGGCCGCCGACCGCGGCTTCGCCGACGTACTGGCCATGACCTTCCCCGCCGCCAAAGCCCTGGAAGCCCGCCGCACCGAGGCCTACAACGGCTTCCTCGACCTCATCGCCCGCGCCAAGGCCAGCGGCCACCTGCGGGAGGACTTCACCGACCAGGACATGGTCATCTTGCTGATGGCCAACGCCGGCGTCGTCGCCGCCACCGCAGACGCCGCATCTGACACCTGGCGCCGCCTGGTCGGCCAGATGCTGCGCGCCTGGGCCACTCCCGGCACCGATCTGCCCCCGCTGGAGCCGGCTCCCGCGCCCACCGCCCTGTATCGCGCCATGGTCCGCCTCGCCCGTCCGGCGGGTGACAGTGGTGGGGCCAGGGAGCAAGCAACGGAGCGTGCGGGCGGCCGTTGA
- a CDS encoding winged helix-turn-helix transcriptional regulator: MATKTAVQQRAQAKVEYDAFLAACPSRKLLDRISDKWVTLILAALGSSHQPGTDCAGEPRAMRYSELLRLLAGVSQKMLTQTLRSLERDGLVTRTVTPTVPVTVSYELTDLGLSLYEMMRGLKAWAEVHMDDVLANRETYDTRVT; this comes from the coding sequence ATGGCAACGAAGACGGCAGTCCAGCAGAGAGCACAGGCCAAGGTGGAGTACGACGCCTTCCTGGCGGCCTGCCCCAGTCGCAAACTGCTCGACCGGATCTCCGACAAATGGGTCACGCTGATCCTGGCCGCGCTCGGCAGCTCGCACCAGCCAGGCACTGACTGCGCCGGCGAGCCCCGGGCGATGCGCTACTCGGAGCTGCTGCGCCTGCTGGCCGGCGTCAGCCAGAAGATGCTCACCCAGACGCTGCGCTCCCTGGAGCGCGACGGCCTGGTGACCCGCACCGTGACGCCGACCGTGCCCGTCACGGTCTCCTACGAGCTGACCGATCTCGGCCTGTCACTGTACGAAATGATGCGCGGCCTCAAGGCCTGGGCCGAGGTGCACATGGACGATGTGCTCGCCAACCGCGAGACCTACGACACCCGCGTCACCTGA
- a CDS encoding aldo/keto reductase family oxidoreductase — protein sequence MSTLSASLPGGTWTLGDLTVTRFGYGAMQLAGPWVMGPPADRDGALAVLREAVALGITHIDTADAYGPRFTNQLIREALHPYPDSLHIVTKVGATRDQEGGWPPARRPEDLRRAVQENLENLGLETLEVVNLRLGDAQGPQPGSLAEAFDTLVELQRQGLIRHLGVSNATAEQVAEAQAIAPIVCVQNMYNLAHRQDDELIDGLAEQGIAYVPFFPLGGFSPLQSSALTAVASRLDAMPMSVALAWLLQRSPNILLIPGTSSVAHLRENVAGAGLSLSEEDLTELDKIGR from the coding sequence ATGAGCACGCTCTCCGCTTCGCTTCCCGGCGGCACCTGGACCCTGGGCGATCTGACCGTCACCCGGTTCGGCTACGGCGCTATGCAGCTCGCCGGCCCCTGGGTCATGGGCCCGCCTGCCGACCGCGACGGCGCACTCGCCGTTCTCCGCGAGGCCGTCGCCCTCGGCATCACCCACATTGACACCGCCGACGCCTACGGGCCGCGCTTCACCAACCAGCTGATCCGCGAAGCGCTGCACCCGTACCCGGACTCGCTGCACATCGTGACCAAGGTCGGCGCGACCCGGGACCAGGAGGGAGGCTGGCCCCCGGCCCGGCGGCCCGAAGACCTGCGCCGGGCCGTCCAGGAGAACCTGGAGAACCTCGGCCTTGAGACGCTGGAGGTGGTCAACCTCCGGCTCGGCGACGCCCAGGGTCCCCAGCCCGGCTCGCTCGCCGAGGCGTTCGACACACTCGTCGAGCTCCAGCGGCAGGGCCTGATCCGGCACCTCGGCGTGAGCAACGCGACGGCGGAACAGGTCGCCGAGGCACAGGCGATTGCGCCGATCGTGTGTGTGCAGAACATGTACAACCTTGCCCACCGCCAGGACGACGAGCTGATCGATGGGCTCGCCGAGCAGGGCATCGCCTACGTGCCCTTCTTCCCGCTCGGCGGCTTCAGCCCGCTGCAGTCCTCGGCGCTCACGGCCGTGGCCTCCCGGCTGGACGCGATGCCGATGTCGGTCGCCCTGGCCTGGCTGCTGCAGCGGTCGCCGAACATCTTGCTGATCCCCGGCACCTCGTCGGTGGCGCACCTACGCGAGAACGTTGCGGGCGCGGGCCTCTCGCTCTCCGAGGAGGACCTCACCGAGCTGGACAAGATCGGCCGCTGA
- a CDS encoding F0F1 ATP synthase subunit B, producing MNPLFPDNYYEPAIGLVIFLVTLFVVGKLLVPRLQKTLAERVDAIEGGIMRAEEAQARARNLERQYHEQLEEARRDAARLREEARQHGAQIRAELRAQAQAEAGNVIAMARAQIEADRQAAFAHMRPEIGRLSTALAGRIMGESLEEDVRQTGIAERFLDELENRTVS from the coding sequence GTGAATCCCCTCTTTCCGGACAACTACTACGAGCCCGCTATCGGACTCGTCATTTTCCTCGTCACCCTGTTCGTCGTCGGCAAACTGCTCGTACCCCGCTTGCAGAAGACGCTGGCCGAGCGGGTCGACGCGATTGAGGGCGGCATCATGAGGGCAGAGGAGGCCCAAGCCAGGGCCCGGAATCTTGAGCGGCAATACCACGAGCAACTGGAAGAAGCCCGGCGCGACGCGGCGCGGTTGCGGGAGGAGGCCCGTCAGCATGGCGCACAGATCAGGGCGGAGTTGCGCGCGCAGGCGCAGGCCGAGGCCGGCAACGTCATCGCGATGGCGCGGGCCCAGATCGAGGCCGACAGACAGGCGGCGTTCGCCCACATGCGCCCGGAGATCGGCCGTCTGTCGACCGCCCTGGCGGGCCGCATCATGGGGGAGTCACTGGAGGAGGACGTACGGCAGACCGGCATCGCGGAACGATTCCTGGACGAGCTGGAGAACCGAACAGTTTCTTGA